A single region of the Arthrobacter sp. zg-Y820 genome encodes:
- the rsgA gene encoding ribosome small subunit-dependent GTPase A, with product MGRSTGSWDESDVRIRPNKKGSRPRTKDRPAYDEAVTGRIITVDRGRYTAVVDEDTPTERIVTAARARELRRNPVVAGDLVSLVGDVSGGPDTLARLVRIQDRRTLLRRSADDTDPVERAVVANADQLVIVVAAANPEPRTGFIDRALVAAYDAGISPLLCITKADIKDPAELLANYEHLDLDVIISRTAADDASGIDARSDDGLSARLQGDAVQQLHSHLEGKVSVLVGHSGVGKSTLVNALTGSARATGGVNAVTGRGRHTSSSALALKVLDAPAGSWIIDTPGIRSFGLAHVDPDRILQAFPDLAPGTETCERGCRHDDQARDCGLDPWVASGQAGAAGPARLASLRRLLGSGTRTENRASAKELGAQ from the coding sequence ATGGGCCGCTCCACCGGCAGCTGGGACGAATCCGACGTCCGCATCCGCCCCAACAAAAAAGGCTCACGCCCCCGGACCAAGGACCGGCCCGCCTACGACGAGGCGGTCACCGGGCGCATCATCACCGTTGACCGCGGACGCTACACCGCGGTCGTTGACGAAGACACCCCCACCGAACGCATCGTCACCGCCGCCCGGGCCCGTGAACTGCGCCGCAACCCCGTGGTCGCCGGCGACCTGGTCTCGCTGGTCGGTGACGTCTCCGGCGGGCCGGACACCCTGGCCCGCCTCGTCCGCATCCAGGACCGCCGCACCCTGCTGCGCCGCAGCGCCGATGACACCGATCCGGTGGAACGCGCCGTCGTCGCCAACGCCGACCAGCTGGTGATCGTGGTGGCCGCGGCCAATCCGGAGCCGCGCACCGGCTTCATCGACCGCGCCCTCGTCGCGGCCTACGACGCCGGCATCTCTCCCCTGCTCTGCATCACCAAGGCTGACATCAAGGATCCGGCGGAGCTGCTGGCCAATTACGAGCATCTGGACCTGGACGTCATCATCAGCCGCACCGCCGCCGATGACGCCTCCGGCATCGATGCCCGCTCCGACGACGGCCTGTCCGCCCGGCTGCAGGGCGATGCCGTCCAGCAGCTGCACAGCCACCTGGAGGGGAAGGTCTCGGTCCTGGTCGGGCATTCCGGCGTCGGCAAGTCCACCCTGGTCAATGCGCTCACCGGGTCCGCGCGCGCCACCGGCGGCGTCAACGCCGTCACGGGCCGCGGCCGCCACACCTCGTCCTCCGCCCTGGCGCTGAAGGTCCTCGACGCCCCCGCCGGCAGCTGGATCATCGACACGCCCGGCATCCGTTCCTTCGGCCTGGCGCATGTGGACCCGGACCGGATCCTGCAGGCCTTCCCCGATCTTGCGCCGGGCACTGAAACCTGTGAACGCGGCTGCCGCCACGATGATCAGGCCCGGGACTGCGGCTTGGATCCGTGGGTGGCATCGGGACAGGCCGGCGCGGCCGGCCCGGCCCGGCTGGCATCGCTGCGGCGGCTGCTGGGATCCGGCACCCGGACCGAGAACCGGGCCTCCGCCAAGGAATTGGGCGCCCAGTGA
- the hisN gene encoding histidinol-phosphatase, producing MPFAQSYNDDLRLAHVMADSVDDQTMSRFKALDLKIETKPDLTPVTDADKAAEDAIRGQLSRARPRDAVLGEEFGSTGSGPRRWVIDPIDGTKNFIRGVPVWATLISLVDDGVPVLGVVSAPALGKRWWAATGTGAYMGRSLASATRLRVSNVSNLADASLSYSSLGGWKDRGNFDEFIGLTESVWRTRAFGDFWSYCMVAEGAVDIACEPELNLYDMAALVPIITEAGGRFTSLEGEDGPFGGNALATNGALHSEVLNRLNPGLDDLL from the coding sequence ATGCCGTTCGCTCAGAGTTACAACGATGACCTGCGACTCGCCCATGTCATGGCCGACTCCGTGGACGATCAGACGATGTCCCGTTTCAAGGCCCTGGACCTGAAAATTGAAACGAAACCGGACCTCACCCCCGTCACCGACGCGGATAAGGCTGCCGAGGACGCGATCCGCGGGCAGCTCTCCCGTGCCCGTCCCCGGGATGCTGTCCTGGGTGAGGAATTCGGCTCCACCGGCTCCGGGCCGCGCCGCTGGGTGATCGACCCCATCGACGGCACCAAGAACTTCATCCGCGGCGTTCCGGTCTGGGCCACGCTGATTTCCCTGGTCGACGACGGCGTTCCCGTCCTTGGCGTGGTCAGCGCGCCCGCCCTGGGCAAGCGCTGGTGGGCCGCCACCGGAACCGGCGCCTACATGGGCCGCTCGCTGGCGTCCGCCACCCGGCTGCGGGTCTCCAACGTCTCCAACCTCGCTGACGCGTCACTGTCCTACTCCAGCCTGGGCGGCTGGAAGGACCGCGGCAACTTCGACGAGTTCATCGGACTCACCGAGTCCGTCTGGCGCACCCGGGCGTTCGGCGACTTCTGGTCGTACTGCATGGTGGCCGAGGGCGCCGTCGACATCGCCTGCGAGCCGGAGCTGAACCTCTACGACATGGCCGCCCTGGTGCCCATCATCACCGAGGCCGGCGGCCGCTTCACCTCACTGGAGGGCGAGGACGGGCCCTTCGGCGGCAACGCCCTCGCCACGAACGGCGCCCTGCACAGCGAGGTGCTCAACCGCCTGAACCCGGGCCTGGACGACCTCCTCTAA
- a CDS encoding class I SAM-dependent methyltransferase, producing MAGTTSGPRLEAVRRRQLARSYEDGGEHYDRIRPGYPSEAVQWLFAGVSGPAAAPGAQVADIGAGTGKYTRCLVSAGYRPTAVDPSADMLSQLQQALPGIPVVVGTAEDTGLPTASMDAATVAQAWHWCDPLASSTELARVLRPGGFLGLIWNQLDVSVPWVHRYSRIIHAGDVLRPGFRPAVGPEFVPDASHTTHWSQQMTPEDLMELAKSRSYYLSAAAPVREKVMANLTWYLFEHLGHRPGEPLELPYLTLSWRMVPAARPAAGLPGQ from the coding sequence GTGGCAGGCACAACGTCGGGTCCGCGGCTGGAGGCAGTGCGGCGCCGCCAGCTGGCGCGAAGTTACGAGGACGGCGGGGAGCACTACGACCGGATCCGGCCCGGATATCCTTCCGAAGCCGTCCAGTGGCTCTTCGCCGGTGTTTCCGGCCCGGCCGCTGCGCCGGGGGCGCAGGTGGCCGACATCGGTGCCGGTACCGGCAAATACACGCGCTGCCTGGTGTCCGCCGGATACCGGCCCACCGCCGTCGACCCCTCGGCCGACATGCTCAGCCAGCTGCAGCAGGCGCTGCCCGGGATTCCCGTCGTCGTGGGTACGGCAGAGGACACCGGGCTGCCGACCGCCTCGATGGACGCTGCCACGGTGGCGCAGGCCTGGCACTGGTGCGATCCCCTGGCCTCGAGCACCGAGCTTGCCCGGGTGCTGCGCCCGGGCGGTTTTCTGGGACTCATCTGGAACCAGCTGGACGTCAGCGTCCCCTGGGTGCACCGCTACTCCCGCATCATCCACGCCGGCGATGTGCTGCGGCCCGGTTTCCGGCCGGCCGTCGGTCCGGAGTTCGTCCCTGACGCCTCCCACACCACGCACTGGTCCCAGCAGATGACCCCGGAAGACCTGATGGAACTGGCCAAGTCCCGGTCCTACTACCTCTCCGCCGCGGCGCCGGTCCGGGAGAAGGTCATGGCCAACCTGACCTGGTATCTCTTCGAACATTTGGGCCACCGTCCCGGCGAACCGCTGGAGCTGCCCTACCTCACGCTTTCCTGGCGCATGGTCCCCGCCGCACGCCCCGCTGCAGGTCTGCCGGGCCAATGA
- a CDS encoding CrcB family protein: MTPQPGTGRPGAPRLGWPVWAAVAAGAFAGAEARYGLLQVFAPEPGSVDWATLGINAGASLALGFLTSWWLSRPQTPFWLKAGLGPGFLGSFSTFSALALSLELPLSAGRHGVWISSLTLSLAGGLAAAAAGLWLGSRAGAAAAVRRRSVRRHPGDVS, from the coding sequence ATGACCCCGCAGCCCGGCACCGGCCGCCCCGGAGCACCCCGGCTGGGCTGGCCGGTTTGGGCCGCCGTCGCCGCCGGAGCCTTCGCCGGTGCGGAGGCTCGATACGGGCTGCTGCAGGTGTTTGCTCCGGAGCCGGGATCCGTGGACTGGGCCACCCTTGGGATAAATGCCGGAGCCAGTCTGGCCCTGGGGTTCCTCACCTCGTGGTGGCTGTCCCGCCCGCAGACGCCCTTCTGGCTCAAGGCCGGCCTGGGTCCGGGATTCCTGGGTTCTTTCAGCACTTTCTCGGCGCTGGCCCTGTCCCTCGAGCTCCCTCTCAGCGCCGGCCGGCACGGTGTCTGGATCAGCAGCCTCACCCTCAGCCTGGCGGGCGGCCTGGCCGCCGCCGCTGCCGGACTGTGGCTGGGGTCCCGTGCCGGAGCGGCCGCTGCCGTTCGCCGTCGCAGCGTCCGTCGTCATCCAGGGGACGTGTCGTGA
- a CDS encoding CrcB family protein has translation MTALWVGAAAVLGALVRFALDSWFARRQRPGKAAFPLSTLLVNAAGSFLIGWCFALLTRGAIGPGEYPVAAAGLAGGLTTFSSWTVGTLTLWLDGRRMAAAVNVTANLVLGVAAAGAGRLLAA, from the coding sequence GTGACAGCCCTCTGGGTGGGGGCGGCAGCAGTGCTGGGGGCGCTGGTGCGCTTCGCCCTGGATTCCTGGTTTGCCCGGCGGCAGCGCCCCGGGAAGGCCGCTTTTCCGCTGTCGACCCTGCTGGTGAATGCAGCCGGATCCTTCCTGATCGGCTGGTGCTTTGCGCTGCTGACCCGAGGTGCCATCGGTCCCGGGGAATATCCGGTTGCCGCCGCCGGACTGGCCGGCGGCCTCACCACCTTCAGCTCCTGGACCGTGGGCACGCTGACTCTGTGGCTCGATGGCCGGCGGATGGCTGCGGCAGTGAATGTGACCGCCAACCTGGTGCTCGGTGTCGCAGCCGCCGGCGCCGGACGACTGCTCGCCGCCTGA
- a CDS encoding glutamate--cysteine ligase has translation MVTFGIEEEFMLMDPATAAPSARAAEVIGALTPGDGDSFTSTAEFLACQVESTTPICTEPEEALASLLDFRGRLAAAAAAAGLAAAPTGAAPLVAAGPALVSGTARYQQMSTIAGGVGDEQYVNGTHVHVAVPSRCEGVQVLNRLRPWLATLGAISTNSPYWQGRDSRFASWRIIHYRRWSVQGFPPHFSDAADYDARIARLTATDVVLDPGHVGWIARLSDNFPTVEVRVADAQLEARDAVLLALMIRGLVTTLLAEGDTDLEGNTDLLADPEILDAGLWQAARFGLRGNLLDHGAGGGHLGRAAANQVGALLEYIRPALEESGDYPYVRTGMAHVLAAGTGAQRQREAVRRGGFAGLGPLFAQSLTAQ, from the coding sequence GTGGTCACATTCGGTATCGAAGAAGAATTCATGCTCATGGATCCGGCAACGGCGGCGCCGAGTGCCCGTGCCGCAGAGGTCATCGGAGCGCTGACCCCCGGCGACGGCGACAGCTTCACGAGTACCGCTGAGTTCCTGGCCTGCCAGGTGGAAAGCACCACACCCATCTGCACCGAGCCTGAAGAGGCGCTGGCCTCGCTGCTCGACTTCCGCGGACGGCTCGCCGCTGCCGCGGCGGCAGCAGGGCTTGCCGCCGCCCCCACCGGTGCCGCACCCCTGGTCGCGGCCGGCCCCGCACTGGTGAGCGGCACTGCGCGCTACCAGCAAATGAGCACGATCGCCGGGGGCGTCGGCGATGAGCAGTATGTCAACGGCACGCACGTCCATGTTGCGGTCCCCAGCCGGTGCGAAGGCGTGCAGGTATTGAACCGCCTGCGCCCGTGGCTCGCCACCCTCGGAGCGATCAGCACCAACTCCCCGTATTGGCAGGGACGGGACAGCAGGTTCGCCAGCTGGCGGATCATCCACTACCGCCGGTGGTCGGTGCAGGGTTTTCCGCCCCATTTCTCCGACGCAGCGGATTACGACGCGCGGATCGCGCGGCTCACTGCCACCGACGTCGTTCTGGATCCCGGCCACGTCGGCTGGATTGCCCGCCTGTCGGACAATTTTCCCACCGTGGAAGTCCGTGTCGCCGATGCCCAGCTGGAAGCCAGGGACGCTGTCCTGCTGGCGCTGATGATCCGCGGACTGGTGACGACGCTGCTGGCGGAAGGGGACACCGATCTCGAGGGCAACACCGATCTGCTGGCCGATCCGGAAATCCTGGACGCCGGCCTGTGGCAGGCTGCCCGATTCGGACTGCGCGGAAACCTGCTGGACCACGGAGCCGGGGGCGGGCATCTGGGCCGCGCCGCAGCGAACCAGGTGGGTGCCCTGTTGGAGTATATTCGCCCCGCGCTGGAGGAATCCGGTGACTATCCCTATGTGCGGACCGGCATGGCACATGTGCTGGCGGCAGGAACCGGCGCCCAGCGGCAGCGGGAGGCCGTCCGCCGCGGCGGCTTTGCCGGCCTCGGTCCGCTGTTCGCACAGTCCCTGACCGCCCAGTAA
- a CDS encoding DUF2568 domain-containing protein, whose protein sequence is MTEEEFSRDSGSAQAATDVGRRPRPGIARQVLAFALETALLFAVAYGAIAVFPGYEALAAAGALAVAVLFWGLLMAPRAKHRLPWPALPLVAAGVFLAGAGALMLSGLALAGLLLAAGAVVNLVWDLVSGYPAVAAPARPAGRRSARR, encoded by the coding sequence GTGACAGAGGAAGAATTCTCCCGGGACAGCGGCTCCGCGCAGGCTGCCACTGACGTCGGGCGCCGGCCACGGCCCGGAATCGCACGGCAGGTATTGGCTTTCGCGCTCGAGACGGCGCTGCTTTTCGCTGTGGCGTACGGGGCCATAGCCGTCTTCCCCGGATATGAGGCTCTTGCCGCCGCCGGTGCGCTGGCGGTTGCGGTGCTGTTTTGGGGGCTGCTGATGGCGCCCCGGGCGAAGCACCGGCTGCCTTGGCCGGCGCTGCCCCTGGTCGCTGCCGGAGTGTTCCTTGCCGGCGCAGGGGCCTTGATGCTCAGCGGATTGGCACTGGCGGGGTTGCTCCTGGCGGCAGGCGCCGTCGTCAACCTGGTGTGGGACCTGGTCTCCGGTTATCCGGCCGTTGCGGCACCGGCCCGGCCCGCCGGCCGGCGCTCGGCCAGACGCTGA
- a CDS encoding alpha-glucosidase yields the protein MRDPDLPAWWTNAVVYQIYPRSFADSTGNGNGDLKGITGKLDYLAELGVDVIWLSPVHESPQFDNGYDISNYRRIDSMYGSEADFDEMLAGIHSRGMKLIMDLVVNHTSSEHEAFRISASSRNNAQRDSYWWRDPRPGFDPGEPGAEPNNWGSHFGGSAWTYDAATEQYYLHLFTPQQPDLNWENPRVRAKVHDMMNWWLDRGVDGFRMDVINFISKDPALPDGVVEPGGVWGDGAPHFTSGPRIHEFLQEMRRAVFADRTGDYLTVGETPGATVEQALLFTDPHRGELDMVFQFEHVSLDQRPGNKWDYRELDLRDLKTSWNRWQRGLATTGWNSLYLGNHDQPRHVSRFGNDGGYRYESATLWATLLHLHRGTPYVYQGEELGMTNAGFTSINDYRDVESLNFYADAVLRGTGPETALRALAAMSRDNARTPMHWTGEPNAGFTTGTPWIPVNSNFPEINAATDLVSDRSIYRYYQQLIRLRHESTVVALGDFHLLDPEHPVLYAFRRSRGDQQILVAANVSGEELELPSNLGSGDLILGNYGEPGDPHRLRPWEARIVDISTYETG from the coding sequence ATGAGGGATCCCGATCTGCCGGCCTGGTGGACAAATGCCGTCGTCTACCAAATCTATCCCCGCAGCTTCGCCGACAGCACCGGCAACGGCAACGGGGACCTGAAGGGGATTACGGGCAAGCTGGACTACCTGGCGGAGCTGGGCGTGGACGTGATTTGGCTGTCGCCGGTTCACGAGTCACCGCAGTTCGACAACGGCTACGACATCAGCAACTACCGCCGGATTGACTCCATGTACGGTTCCGAGGCTGACTTCGACGAAATGCTCGCCGGCATTCACTCCCGCGGCATGAAGCTCATCATGGACCTGGTGGTGAACCACACCTCCAGCGAACACGAGGCCTTCCGCATTTCAGCATCCTCCCGGAACAACGCTCAACGGGATTCCTACTGGTGGCGGGATCCGCGGCCCGGATTCGATCCGGGCGAGCCCGGAGCCGAGCCCAACAACTGGGGCTCCCACTTCGGCGGTTCGGCGTGGACCTACGACGCCGCCACGGAGCAGTACTACCTGCACCTCTTCACTCCGCAGCAGCCGGACCTGAACTGGGAGAACCCCCGGGTCCGGGCCAAAGTCCACGACATGATGAACTGGTGGCTGGACCGGGGAGTGGACGGGTTCCGGATGGACGTCATCAACTTCATTTCCAAGGACCCGGCCCTGCCCGACGGCGTGGTGGAACCGGGGGGAGTCTGGGGTGACGGGGCGCCGCATTTCACCTCCGGACCACGGATCCACGAGTTCCTGCAGGAAATGCGGCGCGCCGTGTTTGCGGACCGGACCGGGGACTACCTCACGGTGGGGGAGACTCCGGGGGCCACCGTGGAACAGGCACTGCTGTTCACCGATCCGCACCGGGGCGAACTGGATATGGTTTTCCAGTTTGAGCATGTCAGCCTGGATCAGCGCCCGGGCAACAAATGGGACTACCGGGAACTGGACCTGCGCGACCTCAAGACCAGCTGGAACCGTTGGCAGCGCGGACTGGCAACCACCGGATGGAACAGCCTGTATTTGGGCAACCACGACCAGCCGAGGCACGTCTCCCGGTTCGGAAACGACGGCGGGTACCGGTATGAATCGGCAACCCTGTGGGCAACGTTGCTCCACCTGCACCGCGGCACGCCCTACGTCTACCAGGGCGAGGAGCTGGGCATGACCAACGCCGGTTTTACCTCCATCAACGACTACCGCGACGTGGAATCGCTGAACTTCTATGCCGATGCGGTTCTCCGCGGGACCGGCCCGGAGACGGCGCTGCGCGCCCTGGCCGCGATGAGCCGCGACAATGCACGCACCCCGATGCACTGGACGGGGGAACCCAATGCCGGTTTCACCACCGGGACCCCCTGGATACCGGTGAACTCGAACTTCCCCGAGATCAACGCAGCGACGGACCTGGTCTCGGACCGCTCCATCTACCGCTACTACCAGCAGCTGATCCGCCTCCGGCACGAATCCACGGTGGTGGCACTGGGGGACTTTCACCTGCTCGATCCTGAGCATCCCGTGCTGTATGCCTTCCGCCGCAGCCGCGGAGACCAGCAGATCCTGGTGGCGGCCAATGTGTCCGGAGAGGAGCTGGAACTGCCCTCGAACCTGGGCTCGGGCGACCTCATCCTGGGCAATTACGGCGAACCGGGAGACCCGCACCGGCTGCGTCCCTGGGAGGCGCGGATTGTGGATATTTCAACCTATGAGACCGGGTAG
- a CDS encoding DUF1269 domain-containing protein, producing MATLTVWKFPDSGAAEQATETLSSLQSQGLINVQDSAFVTWPQDAKKPRTVQEHNLLGAGALGGGFWGLLFGLIFFIPLIGLVVGAAVGALSASMVDVGIDDNFIKQVRSEVTPGTSALFVLSSDAVEDRVLDAFRSSFPDAKLIATNLSKEQEANLRQAFAD from the coding sequence ATGGCAACATTGACCGTTTGGAAATTCCCGGACTCAGGCGCTGCCGAGCAGGCCACTGAGACACTGTCCAGCCTGCAGTCGCAGGGCCTCATCAACGTGCAGGATTCGGCATTTGTCACTTGGCCGCAGGACGCGAAAAAGCCGCGCACCGTTCAGGAGCACAACCTCCTTGGGGCCGGCGCTCTCGGCGGCGGGTTCTGGGGTCTCCTGTTCGGCTTGATCTTCTTTATTCCGCTGATCGGCCTGGTGGTTGGTGCTGCCGTGGGTGCTCTTTCCGCCTCCATGGTGGACGTGGGAATCGACGATAACTTCATCAAGCAGGTGCGGTCGGAAGTTACGCCGGGAACATCGGCCTTGTTCGTGCTGTCCTCGGATGCCGTGGAGGACCGGGTCCTGGATGCGTTCCGCAGCAGCTTCCCGGATGCCAAGCTCATCGCCACCAATCTCTCCAAGGAGCAGGAAGCGAACCTGCGCCAGGCGTTCGCAGACTAA
- a CDS encoding uracil-DNA glycosylase, with amino-acid sequence MQSLDHGTQSEELWNRRYDDNVAEVNQLCDSLKALKPGTEVPYVDPMHDVGDTRIVSLFSNIGTAHPSGFITAGDDDAVARLLGVHWQVGLRPEYVMPWNTYPWFVPGEPNGKLTKEQIQEGLKPLLRFLALVPRASAIVAHGTEAQRLCAAFLKTENRMIYRRSFKIYKARSVDGRAFGATAERQEDGLATMRIAYKDAMARTGLALPES; translated from the coding sequence ATGCAAAGCCTGGACCATGGAACACAATCCGAAGAACTCTGGAACCGCCGCTACGACGACAACGTCGCTGAAGTCAATCAGCTCTGTGACTCGCTCAAGGCGCTGAAACCCGGCACCGAGGTGCCCTACGTCGACCCGATGCACGACGTGGGAGACACCCGCATTGTGAGCCTGTTCTCCAACATTGGCACCGCCCATCCGTCCGGCTTCATTACCGCCGGCGACGACGACGCCGTCGCGCGTCTTCTGGGGGTCCACTGGCAGGTGGGCCTGCGTCCGGAGTATGTCATGCCGTGGAACACCTACCCGTGGTTCGTCCCCGGTGAGCCCAACGGAAAGCTGACCAAGGAACAGATCCAGGAAGGCCTCAAGCCGCTCCTGCGCTTCCTGGCCCTGGTGCCGCGTGCCTCCGCGATCGTCGCCCACGGCACTGAGGCCCAGCGGCTGTGCGCAGCGTTCCTGAAAACCGAGAACCGGATGATCTACCGGCGCAGCTTCAAGATCTACAAGGCCCGCTCCGTTGACGGACGCGCTTTCGGCGCAACCGCTGAGCGGCAGGAAGACGGCCTGGCCACGATGCGCATCGCCTACAAGGACGCCATGGCCCGCACCGGGCTGGCCCTTCCCGAAAGCTAA
- the smpB gene encoding SsrA-binding protein SmpB, producing MPKESGRKVVATNRKARHNYEILDTYEAGMVLMGTEVKSLREGRASLVDGFGTFYNDELWLEATYIPEYLNGSWTNHSARRRRKLLLHREQLDKIMQKTRETGFTIVPLQLYFLDGRAKVEIAVARGKRDYDKRQTLREKQDNREALRDMREKNRGA from the coding sequence GTGCCCAAAGAAAGTGGCCGTAAGGTAGTGGCCACCAACCGCAAGGCCCGGCACAACTACGAAATCCTCGACACCTATGAAGCCGGCATGGTTTTGATGGGCACCGAGGTGAAGTCGCTGCGTGAGGGCCGGGCATCGTTGGTGGATGGCTTCGGAACGTTCTACAACGATGAGCTCTGGCTTGAAGCGACGTACATTCCTGAGTACCTCAACGGCAGCTGGACCAACCATTCGGCCCGCCGCCGCCGGAAGCTGCTGCTGCACCGGGAGCAGCTGGACAAGATCATGCAGAAGACCCGCGAGACCGGCTTCACCATTGTTCCCCTCCAGCTGTACTTCCTGGACGGCCGTGCCAAGGTCGAGATTGCCGTAGCCCGAGGCAAGCGCGATTACGACAAGCGGCAGACCCTTCGCGAGAAGCAGGACAACCGTGAAGCCCTGCGTGACATGCGGGAGAAAAACCGGGGCGCCTGA
- a CDS encoding M23 family metallopeptidase, whose translation MVSAHSSQAPKPALRKTTAGVVASAMLALTLAFSGTAAADELDDRKAAIEAEQLKVQETYEYLDAETSRKVAELAIYQQQLPGAQQALTDAEGRVSAATGKVTALTGRVALAQETRSTITAQIEQDQAAMDESQEVIGQIAAQAYKNGGVPSSFSLILGAEGADSLTDSMGLAEQVLRGQNAAMQELSQQSATNVNSEARLAAVEEEISSLKEQAEDALRLEQEARDAAAAEKSKVDSLIEQTAAANADLEARKPVIQAQLASLETAKVKATEDIAARQRALLEKARKEEEARVAEANRRAAEEAARNNRPTPPAEVPSTAPTNPSAFGLTLPVSAPISSGFGWRATPPGSIDFFGTGGYLHSGIDFGASCGTPVYAPASGEVWRADQGQSDGMIGTGNRVVLNHGVIGNSALATNYYHLTNYVVSVGQWVNAGQLIGYVGTTGNSTGCHLHFETVLNGALVDPMGLL comes from the coding sequence ATGGTTAGCGCGCATTCGAGTCAGGCGCCGAAGCCTGCCCTGCGCAAAACCACGGCCGGCGTGGTGGCATCCGCCATGCTGGCGCTGACGCTCGCCTTCAGCGGAACGGCCGCAGCCGACGAACTCGACGACCGCAAGGCAGCCATTGAGGCCGAGCAGCTGAAGGTTCAGGAAACCTACGAGTACCTCGACGCCGAAACCAGCAGGAAAGTCGCCGAGCTGGCGATCTACCAGCAGCAGCTGCCCGGAGCCCAGCAGGCGCTGACCGATGCCGAGGGCCGCGTTTCAGCAGCCACCGGCAAGGTTACGGCGCTGACCGGCCGCGTGGCGCTGGCCCAGGAAACCCGCAGCACCATTACCGCGCAGATCGAGCAGGACCAAGCGGCCATGGACGAATCGCAGGAAGTGATCGGACAGATCGCGGCCCAGGCCTACAAAAACGGCGGGGTGCCCTCCAGCTTTTCACTGATCCTCGGCGCCGAGGGTGCTGACAGCCTCACGGATTCCATGGGCCTGGCGGAGCAGGTCCTGCGCGGCCAGAATGCCGCCATGCAGGAGCTCTCGCAGCAAAGCGCCACGAACGTAAACTCGGAAGCACGCCTGGCGGCGGTCGAAGAGGAAATTTCCAGTCTCAAGGAGCAGGCAGAGGATGCCCTGAGGCTGGAACAGGAAGCCCGGGACGCCGCAGCGGCTGAAAAGTCCAAAGTCGACTCCCTGATCGAGCAGACGGCGGCGGCAAATGCCGACCTGGAAGCGCGAAAGCCTGTTATCCAGGCTCAGCTGGCCTCGCTGGAAACCGCCAAAGTCAAGGCAACCGAGGACATTGCGGCACGGCAGCGCGCCCTCCTTGAGAAGGCACGGAAGGAAGAGGAAGCCCGGGTAGCCGAGGCGAACCGCCGGGCAGCCGAAGAGGCCGCACGCAACAACCGGCCCACTCCGCCGGCTGAGGTGCCGTCCACTGCGCCGACCAACCCGTCCGCCTTTGGCCTGACCCTTCCCGTCAGCGCCCCGATCTCCTCCGGCTTCGGCTGGCGCGCCACGCCTCCGGGCAGCATCGACTTCTTCGGCACCGGCGGTTACCTGCACTCGGGCATCGATTTTGGTGCCAGTTGTGGAACCCCGGTTTACGCCCCGGCTTCGGGAGAGGTCTGGCGGGCAGACCAGGGCCAGTCGGACGGAATGATCGGAACGGGAAACCGCGTGGTGCTGAACCACGGCGTTATCGGCAACAGCGCACTGGCCACGAACTACTACCACCTGACGAACTATGTCGTATCCGTGGGCCAGTGGGTGAACGCCGGTCAGCTGATCGGTTACGTTGGGACCACCGGCAACTCGACCGGCTGCCACCTCCACTTTGAGACGGTGCTGAACGGCGCCCTGGTTGATCCGATGGGCCTGTTGTAG